In Alteromonas naphthalenivorans, one DNA window encodes the following:
- a CDS encoding TolB family protein, translating to MKKAIMLFTLLFSAVVTTAKAQSVPGTDIFVADLSVQNGQLKLGELKNITSRKGYDNQPYFVDDNQSLLYTSEIGEQTDILRYNLKTQEIENLSNSPENEYSPTPMENGTEYSVIYAVDGKQELWAYQLNGEQRRPLYSGEALIGYHAWVDDKQVLVTVLEGKGMNLQTFESEKSN from the coding sequence ATGAAAAAAGCTATCATGCTATTCACTTTGTTGTTTAGTGCTGTAGTTACAACGGCTAAGGCTCAATCAGTTCCTGGAACCGATATTTTTGTCGCGGATCTGTCAGTGCAAAATGGACAGCTCAAGTTAGGGGAGCTCAAAAATATCACCAGCCGTAAGGGATATGATAATCAACCTTATTTTGTGGATGATAATCAAAGCCTGCTCTATACCTCTGAAATAGGCGAGCAAACCGATATTTTAAGGTACAACCTTAAAACCCAAGAAATTGAAAATTTAAGTAACAGCCCTGAAAACGAATATTCTCCCACTCCGATGGAAAATGGTACGGAGTATTCTGTGATATATGCTGTTGATGGTAAACAAGAGTTGTGGGCGTATCAGTTGAACGGCGAACAAAGGCGGCCTTTGTACTCTGGTGAAGCATTGATTGGCTATCACGCTTGGGTTGACGATAAACAGGTGCTGGTAACTGTTCTAGAAGGTAAGGGTATGAATTTACAAACCTTCGAGTCGGAAAAAAGCAATTAA
- the glmU gene encoding bifunctional UDP-N-acetylglucosamine diphosphorylase/glucosamine-1-phosphate N-acetyltransferase GlmU, producing the protein MAFSVVVLAAGKGTRMKSSLPKVLHKVGGVPMVQRIINTVQAIEADSIHLVYGHGGDKLKATLTGENLNWCLQEEQLGTGHAVQQAAPHINDDEDVLVLVGDAPLIRQETLAQLKAVKAECDLALLTVELDDPTGMGRIIRQDDNITAIVEHKDATDAQKQICEINTGMMMMSGSDLKRWLGALSNSNAQGEYYLTDVIEMAANEGKRIQSAQPQEVVEVEGVNNRIQLAHLERALQLRQANELMTNGVALADPLRFDLRGTLTTGQDVTIDINAVVEGNVILGNNVTIGPNCVLKNCEIADNAVIEANSIIEEAIVGESCTVGPFGRLRPGAVMHAKSKVGNFVEMKKTILGEGAKVNHLTYLGDAEVGANANIGAGTITCNYDGVNKSKTVIGQNAFVGSNSSLVAPVTIGDNATVGAGSVITTEVESAALAVARGKQRNIANWPRPTKK; encoded by the coding sequence ATGGCATTTTCAGTGGTAGTTTTAGCCGCGGGTAAAGGCACACGCATGAAGTCTTCGTTACCAAAAGTACTTCACAAAGTGGGCGGAGTGCCCATGGTGCAACGTATTATCAACACCGTTCAAGCCATAGAGGCTGATAGTATCCATTTAGTTTATGGTCATGGAGGCGACAAGCTAAAGGCCACACTAACGGGCGAAAACTTAAACTGGTGTTTGCAAGAAGAGCAGTTAGGCACCGGTCATGCGGTGCAGCAAGCCGCACCTCACATCAATGATGATGAAGATGTGCTTGTGCTAGTTGGCGATGCCCCTCTTATACGTCAAGAAACCTTGGCTCAACTAAAAGCCGTAAAAGCCGAGTGTGATCTAGCCCTGCTAACCGTTGAATTAGACGACCCAACAGGTATGGGCCGAATTATTCGTCAAGACGACAACATTACCGCCATTGTTGAGCACAAAGATGCCACCGATGCGCAAAAGCAAATTTGTGAAATCAATACGGGCATGATGATGATGTCCGGAAGCGATTTAAAACGTTGGTTGGGCGCGTTAAGCAATAGCAACGCACAAGGTGAATATTACCTTACTGATGTCATTGAAATGGCAGCTAATGAAGGCAAGCGTATTCAATCAGCACAGCCCCAAGAAGTGGTTGAGGTTGAAGGCGTAAATAACCGCATTCAATTAGCACATTTAGAACGCGCATTACAACTTCGCCAAGCAAACGAATTAATGACCAATGGCGTAGCATTGGCCGACCCTCTACGTTTCGACCTAAGAGGCACGCTAACCACAGGGCAGGACGTAACCATTGATATCAATGCGGTAGTAGAAGGTAACGTTATTCTAGGTAATAACGTGACGATCGGGCCAAACTGCGTATTGAAAAATTGTGAAATTGCCGACAACGCGGTTATTGAAGCAAACTCTATTATCGAAGAAGCCATCGTAGGTGAAAGCTGCACGGTAGGGCCATTTGGTCGCTTGCGCCCTGGCGCTGTTATGCACGCAAAATCTAAAGTGGGTAACTTCGTAGAAATGAAAAAAACCATACTAGGTGAAGGAGCTAAGGTTAATCACCTTACCTACCTAGGTGATGCAGAAGTAGGCGCTAATGCTAATATTGGTGCTGGCACTATTACTTGTAACTATGACGGCGTGAATAAATCTAAAACCGTTATAGGTCAGAATGCCTTCGTGGGTTCTAATTCTTCGTTAGTGGCTCCCGTAACTATTGGTGACAATGCCACGGTAGGTGCTGGCTCAGTTATTACCACCGAAGTAGAGAGTGCGGCATTAGCCGTAGCACGAGGCAAGCAGCGTAATATCGCGAACTGGCCCCGCCCGACTAAAAAATAG
- a CDS encoding DeoR/GlpR family DNA-binding transcription regulator: protein MKTSRSVDQRRAGIIKWVNTHGYAQVEFLAAQFSTSEVTIRKDLAALADQKKLIRQFGGAAPLPASHAETNVVNLPSSIKQNIGKLAANRIQQGSKIVLDCGSTIAALLPCLRDIPNLVVMTNALDAASQLTKSNNEPTILMTGGTWDSASRSFQGAMAEQLVSAYSFDIAFIGAAGIDVSRGTTTFNELTGLTRAMARAAHEVVVMATSNKLSNKMPNLELGWENISTLVTDNGISDEDKYLIEQQGVTVLVAAQNGE from the coding sequence TTGAAAACGAGTCGTTCTGTAGATCAGCGCCGCGCTGGCATTATTAAATGGGTAAATACTCACGGCTACGCGCAAGTTGAATTCCTCGCGGCCCAGTTCAGCACATCTGAAGTGACCATCCGAAAAGATTTAGCCGCCTTGGCAGACCAAAAAAAGCTTATTCGCCAGTTTGGCGGTGCCGCGCCATTGCCTGCTTCTCATGCCGAAACCAATGTAGTGAATTTACCTTCATCGATAAAACAGAATATAGGTAAGCTTGCTGCTAATCGCATTCAACAAGGCTCAAAAATAGTATTAGATTGCGGCAGTACTATCGCAGCGCTTTTACCTTGCCTTCGTGACATACCCAATCTGGTAGTGATGACCAATGCCTTAGATGCAGCGAGTCAGCTGACCAAAAGCAACAACGAACCCACTATTTTAATGACAGGTGGTACCTGGGACTCGGCATCTCGTTCATTCCAAGGTGCAATGGCCGAACAATTAGTATCGGCATATAGTTTTGATATAGCGTTTATTGGGGCGGCAGGTATTGATGTAAGTCGCGGAACGACTACCTTTAATGAATTAACAGGGCTTACTCGTGCCATGGCACGTGCTGCCCATGAGGTTGTGGTAATGGCAACGTCAAATAAACTTTCGAACAAAATGCCTAATTTAGAATTGGGCTGGGAAAATATCTCTACCCTTGTGACTGATAATGGCATTAGTGACGAGGATAAATATCTAATTGAACAACAAGGCGTAACGGTGCTGGTCGCTGCGCAAAACGGAGAGTAA
- the glmS gene encoding glutamine--fructose-6-phosphate transaminase (isomerizing) — protein sequence MCGIVGAVGERNVVEILLEGLKRLEYRGYDSSGVALLQQDGTLNRIRSTGKVQELVDIIANDEALGTTGIAHTRWATHGGVTVANAHPHFSSDRVAVVHNGIIENYQTLREQLSAKGYVFSSDTDTETIAHTVHEALDAGKDLLEAVQTSVKTFHGAYGTVVIDKEDVGRMVVARSGSPLVIGLGLGENFVASDQMALLPVTRRFIFLEEGDVADITRRTIAIYDKDGNAVEREIIESNVEHDAGDKGAYRHYMLKEIHEQPVVVRNTLKDRLTENGLAADVFGNGADDILSKIKHVQIVACGTSYHSGMTARYWLEQYANVSCNIEIASEFRYRKSVVHPNSLLITISQSGETADTLAALRLAKEIGYSASLAICNVPGSSLVRESDLAFMTRAGAEIGVASTKAFTTQLTAFLMLTLALGEKNGMAESDTQDIISALQSLPAKLEETLTITQGIEDLAEEFADKQHSLFLGRGDQYPIAMEGALKLKEISYIHAEAYASGELKHGPLALIDDEMPVIVVAPNNELLEKLKSNVEEVRARGGIMYVFADKDAAFKGDDTMRVINVPHCEAPIAPIIYTLPLQLLSYYVALIKGTDVDQPRNLAKSVTVE from the coding sequence ATGTGTGGAATTGTCGGTGCTGTTGGCGAGCGTAACGTTGTTGAAATTCTATTAGAAGGCTTAAAGCGACTTGAGTATCGTGGTTACGACTCTTCAGGCGTGGCCTTATTGCAACAAGATGGCACACTAAATCGCATAAGAAGTACCGGTAAGGTACAAGAGTTGGTAGACATTATTGCCAACGACGAAGCACTAGGGACTACCGGTATTGCTCACACACGCTGGGCTACCCATGGCGGTGTTACTGTAGCCAATGCCCACCCACATTTCTCTAGCGACCGCGTTGCGGTAGTGCACAACGGTATTATTGAAAACTACCAAACCCTACGCGAACAGCTTTCAGCAAAAGGCTATGTATTTAGCAGCGACACTGACACCGAAACCATCGCCCACACGGTTCATGAAGCATTAGATGCCGGTAAAGACTTATTAGAAGCGGTTCAAACCTCCGTTAAAACATTCCACGGCGCTTACGGTACTGTAGTTATCGACAAAGAAGATGTGGGTCGTATGGTCGTAGCGCGCTCTGGTAGCCCGTTAGTGATTGGTTTAGGGCTTGGCGAAAACTTTGTTGCGTCTGATCAAATGGCACTGTTGCCCGTTACACGCCGTTTTATCTTTTTAGAAGAGGGCGATGTTGCCGATATTACTCGCCGCACCATTGCTATTTATGACAAAGACGGTAATGCCGTTGAACGTGAAATTATTGAATCTAACGTTGAACACGACGCCGGCGATAAAGGCGCTTACCGCCATTATATGCTCAAAGAAATTCACGAGCAGCCGGTGGTAGTGCGTAATACGCTAAAAGACAGGTTAACCGAAAATGGATTAGCGGCAGATGTGTTTGGAAACGGTGCCGATGATATTCTTAGTAAAATTAAACATGTGCAAATTGTAGCCTGTGGTACCAGCTATCATTCGGGTATGACCGCCCGCTACTGGTTAGAACAATACGCCAATGTGTCGTGCAATATCGAAATTGCATCAGAGTTTCGTTACCGTAAATCGGTAGTGCACCCAAACAGCCTGCTTATTACTATTTCTCAGTCGGGCGAAACAGCCGATACTTTAGCGGCACTACGTTTAGCCAAAGAAATTGGGTATAGCGCAAGTTTAGCTATTTGTAACGTACCGGGTTCTTCGTTGGTTCGCGAGTCAGACTTAGCGTTTATGACCCGTGCAGGCGCCGAAATTGGCGTGGCATCCACCAAAGCATTCACTACCCAGTTAACCGCGTTCTTAATGCTAACCTTAGCGTTAGGTGAGAAAAACGGTATGGCAGAGAGTGACACGCAAGATATTATTAGTGCACTTCAAAGCTTGCCAGCCAAGCTAGAAGAAACCCTTACCATTACTCAAGGTATTGAAGATTTAGCCGAAGAATTTGCCGATAAACAACACAGTTTATTCTTAGGCCGTGGCGATCAATACCCTATAGCCATGGAAGGTGCGCTTAAGCTAAAAGAGATTTCTTACATTCACGCTGAAGCCTATGCATCAGGTGAATTAAAGCACGGCCCTTTGGCACTTATCGATGATGAAATGCCGGTTATTGTGGTTGCGCCTAATAACGAATTGCTAGAAAAGCTTAAATCGAATGTAGAAGAAGTACGCGCTCGTGGCGGCATTATGTATGTGTTCGCTGATAAAGACGCCGCGTTCAAAGGTGATGACACCATGCGTGTAATCAACGTGCCACACTGTGAAGCGCCTATTGCCCCTATCATCTATACCTTGCCGCTACAGTTGTTGTCGTACTACGTGGCGTTAATTAAAGGCACGGATGTGGACCAGCCTCGTAACTTGGCGAAGTCAGTTACTGTGGAGTAG